Proteins from a single region of Nitrospinota bacterium:
- the purD gene encoding phosphoribosylamine--glycine ligase, protein MTNKALNILILGSGGREHALAWKIAQSPLVSKIYCAPGNPGTESCAQNIPIAADDVPALLKFAKENNIHLTVPGPEAPLVRGVVNTFIAEGLLIAGPTKEAAMLEGSKIFMKEIVAKSGAPTARYEVHTDRDEAIAALEKFGERVVIKADGLAAGKGVVVASSRDEAVEAIDSMLVERVFGDAGAKIILEETLDGEEASILAFCDGERVIMIPSCQDHKRVGDDDTGPNTGGMGAYSPAPVITPQLEKWIEENVMIKVLRTMAESGVPYKGILYGGLMITKDGPKVLEFNCRFGDPECQPIMARMDSDIVPVLMAMAKGDLRGVEVRWSPKAAVCVVMAAGGYPGSYEKGKVIQGLEAAGDIPGIVVFQAGTSRNASGEVVTSGGRVLGITATGGTVKDAIDTAYNGVGQINFPGAHYRKDIGRRAIIR, encoded by the coding sequence ATGACCAATAAGGCTCTAAACATCCTAATCCTCGGCTCTGGTGGCCGTGAGCACGCGCTGGCGTGGAAAATCGCCCAGAGTCCGCTTGTGTCCAAAATATATTGCGCGCCGGGGAATCCGGGGACGGAGTCTTGCGCGCAAAACATCCCCATCGCGGCGGACGATGTGCCCGCGCTGTTGAAATTCGCCAAAGAGAACAACATCCATCTCACCGTGCCGGGGCCGGAGGCTCCGCTGGTGCGGGGGGTGGTTAACACTTTTATCGCCGAGGGGCTTCTCATCGCCGGGCCGACGAAAGAAGCCGCCATGCTGGAAGGTTCCAAGATTTTCATGAAGGAAATCGTGGCGAAGTCCGGCGCGCCGACGGCGAGATACGAAGTCCACACGGATCGGGACGAAGCCATCGCCGCTCTGGAAAAATTTGGCGAGCGGGTGGTGATAAAAGCGGATGGATTGGCGGCGGGCAAGGGGGTTGTCGTCGCAAGCTCCCGCGATGAGGCGGTGGAGGCGATAGACTCCATGCTGGTGGAACGAGTGTTTGGCGACGCCGGGGCGAAGATAATATTGGAAGAAACGCTGGACGGCGAAGAGGCTTCCATCCTCGCTTTCTGCGACGGCGAACGGGTGATAATGATCCCGTCGTGCCAGGATCACAAACGCGTGGGCGATGACGACACAGGGCCGAACACCGGCGGCATGGGGGCGTATTCCCCTGCGCCTGTGATAACGCCGCAGCTTGAAAAGTGGATCGAAGAAAACGTGATGATAAAAGTGCTGCGGACGATGGCGGAAAGCGGAGTTCCATACAAAGGCATCCTGTACGGCGGGCTGATGATAACAAAGGACGGCCCTAAAGTCCTGGAGTTTAACTGCCGCTTCGGCGATCCCGAATGCCAGCCGATAATGGCGCGGATGGATAGCGATATTGTGCCCGTGCTTATGGCTATGGCGAAAGGTGATTTGCGCGGGGTTGAAGTGCGCTGGTCGCCGAAAGCGGCTGTGTGCGTTGTGATGGCGGCGGGTGGATATCCCGGATCGTACGAAAAAGGGAAGGTGATACAAGGGCTTGAGGCGGCTGGGGATATTCCCGGCATCGTCGTTTTTCAGGCCGGGACATCCCGTAACGCAAGTGGCGAGGTGGTCACATCCGGCGGGCGCGTCCTTGGAATCACCGCAACCGGCGGCACAGTGAAAGATGCCATCGACACTGCTTATAATGG
- a CDS encoding Fic family protein, with protein sequence MNYDPDKPFNNLPPLPPPVELETKAVLKKAIAANKALAELKGRGELIPNQGVFIQTIGLQEAKLSSEIENIVTTDDELYRAFADDGLRTNPHTKEVLNYQEALWRGFNIIKNENRPLATNLFVELYQIIKQTSAGVRKVSGTKLANSRGKVIYTPPEGETRLREKLANLERFIHAEDGIDPLVKLAVMHYQFEAIHPFTDGNGRTGRIINILFLVERRLLDIPMLYLSRFIIENKNDYYAGLSNVTSSGAWEPWILYMLDAIEQMSKMTTGRIEAIRNLMDETSALIKKKAPRIHSKDLVEVLHRQPYCKIKFLEEAGLGNRQTASTYLKELEAIGILQGVKRGREMYYINDKFLEILIK encoded by the coding sequence ATGAATTACGATCCGGACAAACCCTTTAATAATCTACCGCCATTGCCTCCTCCCGTGGAGCTTGAGACTAAAGCGGTGCTTAAGAAAGCGATTGCCGCCAATAAAGCCCTGGCAGAGTTGAAAGGGAGGGGTGAATTGATTCCAAACCAAGGAGTGTTTATCCAGACCATCGGTCTTCAGGAAGCCAAGTTGTCCTCTGAAATAGAGAATATCGTCACAACAGATGATGAGCTTTACCGGGCTTTCGCCGACGACGGACTCAGGACCAACCCTCACACCAAGGAAGTGCTTAATTATCAAGAGGCGCTATGGCGCGGGTTTAATATCATCAAGAACGAAAACAGGCCTCTGGCAACGAATCTTTTTGTGGAGCTGTATCAGATAATCAAGCAGACATCAGCGGGTGTGCGCAAAGTGTCCGGGACCAAACTGGCCAATTCCAGGGGGAAAGTAATCTATACACCTCCGGAAGGCGAAACGCGTTTGCGAGAAAAACTTGCGAATCTGGAGCGCTTCATCCATGCCGAAGATGGGATCGATCCGCTGGTGAAACTGGCCGTCATGCATTATCAGTTCGAGGCCATTCATCCGTTCACCGACGGCAATGGAAGGACCGGCAGGATCATTAATATCCTTTTTCTGGTGGAACGCCGCCTGCTGGACATTCCGATGCTGTATCTGAGCCGTTTTATAATCGAGAACAAGAATGATTATTACGCCGGCCTTTCGAACGTGACCAGTTCGGGAGCCTGGGAGCCATGGATTTTATATATGCTCGACGCGATCGAACAGATGTCGAAAATGACGACAGGCCGGATCGAGGCCATCCGCAACCTTATGGACGAGACCTCGGCGTTAATAAAAAAGAAGGCGCCCAGAATCCACTCGAAGGATTTAGTCGAGGTTTTGCATCGCCAACCTTATTGTAAAATAAAATTTCTGGAAGAGGCTGGGCTTGGCAACCGCCAAACGGCGTCCACTTATCTTAAGGAACTTGAGGCCATAGGGATACTTCAGGGTGTGAAAAGAGGGCGTGAAATGTACTATATTAACGATAAATTCCTTGAGATATTAATTAAATGA
- a CDS encoding type II toxin-antitoxin system Phd/YefM family antitoxin — MVIPYEEFVALQELLEDMEDLRDLRAAKAEDAGNPGISLEDAKKELLK; from the coding sequence GTGGTTATTCCATATGAGGAGTTTGTGGCCCTTCAGGAACTTCTGGAAGATATGGAGGATTTGAGGGATCTGCGCGCCGCCAAGGCCGAAGACGCAGGCAATCCCGGCATAAGCCTTGAGGACGCAAAAAAAGAATTGCTGAAATAG